A genomic segment from Anticarsia gemmatalis isolate Benzon Research Colony breed Stoneville strain chromosome 14, ilAntGemm2 primary, whole genome shotgun sequence encodes:
- the LOC142978495 gene encoding uncharacterized protein LOC142978495 — MTDKLPENLQESIESIATKHNFINYDIVSKNLSTDGGSYMGVLYEIDIKGKTETGDEEINIFAKNIVENIQMSIYSIPGVFETEAWVYTELAKVFTELQIEANIPIEERFKMAASFDECNPKSIILEHLGKKGFKLYHRMECIPLDYAELSIIELAKFHALSFVIKEKRPDYYKEKIITKKQPYNFGADWYAFVDNMANYSINCLSSDVKEKKKDILLQKTADYPKYMNDTSGIGTLCHGDYKMNNIMAKEVNGKLSEVVPIDFQILNYGNPILDFIYFIFHGTDREFRRNHLASLKDLYYGTMKGFLQKFGIDIEAVLPRNLFEKIYKEKLDFGLMVLSFYGPFLFAVEGNAPDVTTEELSTLNFKVDDRFTKRYREIVDEFIQWGYI, encoded by the exons AtgacagataaactaccggAAAATTTACAAGAATCCATAGAAAGTATagcaacaaaacataattttataaattatgacaTTGTTTCCAAGAACCTGTCGACAGATGGCGGTAGTTACATGGGTGTTTTATACGAAATTGATATCAAAGGAAAAACTGAAACAGGAGAtgaggaaataaatatatttgctaAGAATATTGTTGAGAATATTCAAATGTCTATATATTCTATACCTGGCGTCTTTGAAACTGAAGCTTGGGTTTATACCGAACTGGCAAAAGTGTTTACTGAACTACAAATTGAAGCGAACATACCTATTGAAGAAAGATTTAAAATGGCTGCCAGTTTTGACGAATGTAATCCAAAATCTATAATTCTTGAACATTTGGGAAAGAAAGGATTTAAATTGTACCACAGAATGGAATGTATTCCTCTCGATTATGCTGAATTAAGTATAATAGAACTTGCTAAATTCCATGCTTTATCATttgttattaaagaaaaacgacctgattattataaagagaaaataattacgaaaaaacAACCTTACAATTTTGGTGCAGATTGGTACGCATTTGTCGATAATATGGCAAATTATTCTATCAATTGTTTGAGCTCAGATGTCAAAGAAAAGAAGAAAGATATTTTGCTGCAAAAAACAGCTGATTATCCGAAATATATGAATGATACTTCAGGTATTGGAACACTGTGCCATGGagattataaaatgaataatatcaTGGCTAAAGAAGTT AACGGGAAACTATCAGAAGTAGTACCAATAGACTTCCAAATTCTTAACTACGGCAATCCTATCCTGGATTTCATTTACTTCATATTCCACGGGACGGACCGGGAATTCAGAAGAAACCATTTGGCGTCACTCAAGGACCTATACTACGGAACTATGAAAGGCTTTCTACAGAAATTTGGGATTGATATCGAGGCGGTTTTGCCTAGAAATTTATTTGAGAAAATCTATAAAGAGAAATTAGATTTTGGTTTAATGGTGTTAAGTTTTTATGGGCCATTTTTATTCGCGGTGGAAGGAAATGCGCCTGATGTGACGACGGAGGAATTATCTACACTTAACTTTAAAGTAGATGATAGGTTTACGAAGCGTTACCGTGAAATTGTTGATGAATTTATACAGTGGGgctatatttaa
- the LOC142978538 gene encoding uncharacterized protein LOC142978538 yields the protein MQVELCPEKYQLGDAKVTPENKAPSKLDVAIKKIIENEGYITYKVNKNCLSTKGGNYLGVLYAIDVKGKTKDEEKETNIFVKEAMDEEEALKIVSVADVYKTENFAYKELGKIFEELQEEVNVPIEERYKMVKVYNESYDDAIIMENVTYKGFITYHRTELMSLKFLEMSVKHLARFHALSFVLEKRKPDYFNEKIKTLKYPIIFKEEWNILVKTMKDLSVNNIDEEYKDRLEKVFESVGERFEHNVTDESIQVCLCHGDYRPNNIMTKIEEGEIIEIIPIDYQLIHYGCPIFDFLYLIYYSTDREFRKAHMKDLKDLYYGTLKTFLLYFNIDVNDVYPEEVFERVYKERLDQGLMFVLMYLPFMLAVEDGTPDVSQEIEDMCIRVDERYRDRLRGVIEDYVEWGFI from the exons ATGCAAGTGGAATTGTGTCCAGAAAAATACCAGCTTGGAGACGCCAAAGTGACACCAGAAAACAAAGCTCCGAGTAAACTAGATGTAGCCATCAAGAAAATCATAGAAAatgaaggctatataacatacAAAGTGAATAAAAACTGTCTATCAACAAAAGGTGGGAATTATTTAGGAGTGTTATATGCAATTGATGTTAAAGGCAAAACAAAAGATGAAGAAAAAGAAACGAATATATTTGTGAAAGAAGCAATGGATGAAGAGGAAGCTTTGAAGATAGTATCCGTAGCCGATGTTTATAAGACCGAGAATTTTGCTTATAAAGAACTTGGGAAGATCTTTGAAGAATTACAAGAAGAAGTAAATGTACCGATAGAGGAAAGATACAAAATGGTTAAAGTCTATAATGAGAGTTATGATGACGCGATCATAATGGAAAATGTAACTTATAAAGGATTTATAACATATCACAGGACGGAATTGATGTCATTAAAATTCCTTGAAATGTCGGTCAAACACCTTGCAAGATTTCACGCACTCTCATTTGTATTGGAAAAAAGAAAACctgattattttaatgaaaagatAAAGACGTTAAAATATCCTATAATTTTTAAAGAAGAATGGAATATACTAGTGAAAACTATGAAAGATTTATCTGTTAACAATATTGATGAGGAATATAAAGATAGACTTGAGAAGGTATTTGAAAGTGTTGGGGAAAGGTTTGAACACAATGTGACTGATGAATCCATACAAGTATGTTTGTGTCATGGAGATTATAGGCCTAATAATATCATGACGAAGATTGAG GAAGGtgaaataatagaaataataccAATCGACTACCAACTAATTCACTACGGGTGTCCGATATTCGACTTCCTATATCTGATCTACTACAGCACAGATCGAGAATTCAGGAAAGCACACATGAAAGACCTCAAAGACCTGTACTATGGAACATTGAAAACGTTTTTACTGTATTTCAATATTGATGTAAATGATGTATATCCTGAGGAAGTTTTTGAAAGAGTGTACAAGGAGAGATTAGACCAGGGTTTGATGTTTGTGTTGATGTATCTACCTTTTATGCTTGCCGTGGAAGATGGGACGCCTGATGTGTCACAAGAAATTGAAGATATGTGTATTAGAGTAGATGAGAGATATAGAGATAGACTTCGAGGAGTGATCGAAGATTATGTTGAATGgggttttatataa
- the LOC142978494 gene encoding uncharacterized protein LOC142978494: MQVELYPENYQLGEKKVSPENTAPSKLDQAIKKIAEKEGFIKYKVDKKCVSTNGGNYLGELYEIDVKGKTKDGEKTLHIFVKNAIDADGSFKILSVSNVYNTENFAYKDLAKVFEELQDEANVPRDERYKMVKVYDETFADAIIMENVTKKGFTTYHRMDVMSLKFVQLAIQHLARFHGLSFVLKEKRPEYFNKKIKSLKYPVTFGEDWKIMAKSMKDSIMCHVDDKYADRIEKLYENVADKFAYNFNDESVQVCLCHGDYRPNNIMTKIEEDGDVTDLVPVDYQLIFYGCPIFDFLYLIYCCTDREFRKTHMTYLKDLYHDSLKTFLEYFNLDVNEVYPKEEFERVYTEKLDQGLYYSLIFLPWLFAAEDDVPDVTQEFSEMRIKIDDRVNDRLRGVIEEYVEWGYL, translated from the exons ATGCAAGTCGAATTGTATCCAGAAAACTACCAACTAGGGGAAAAGAAGGTTTCTCCAGAAAACACGGCTCCATCAAAGTTAGATCAAGCTATAAAGAAAATCGCAGAAAAAGAaggatttattaaatacaaagtaGACAAAAAATGCGTGTCTACAAACGGTGGAAATTATCTTGGCGAGTTGTATGAAATTGACGTGAAAGGGAAGACCAAGGATGGAGAAAAAACACTgcatatttttgtcaaaaatgcTATCGATGCAGACggttcttttaaaatactttccGTATCAAACGTTTACAATACTGAAAACTTCGCTTACAAAGACCTGGCTAAAGTATTCGAAGAACTACAAGATGAAGCAAATGTACCACGAGACGAAAGATACAAAATGGTAAAAGTCTACGACGAAACTTTTGCAGACGCGATTATTATGGAAAATGTGACGAAAAAAGGATTCACTACCTACCACAGAATGGACGTCATGTCGTTGAAATTTGTACAGTTAGCCATTCAACACCTTGCAAGATTTCATGGACTCTCATTTGTATTGAAGGAAAAAAGGCCCGAGTATTTCAATAAGAagataaaatctttgaaatatcCCGTGACTTTTGGTGAAGATTGGAAAATAATGGCTAAAAGTATGAAAGACTCCATCATGTGTCACGTGGATGATAAATACGCGGATAGGATAGAGAAGTTATATGAGAATGTGGCTGATAAATTCgcatacaattttaatgatGAATCTGTACAAGTATGTTTGTGTCATGGAGATTATAGgcctaataatattatgacgaAAATTGag GAGGACGGAGACGTAACAGACTTAGTACCAGTGGACTACCAACTAATCTTCTACGGGTGCCCAATATTCGACTTCCTATACCTTATATACTGCTGCACTGATCGAGAATTCAGAAAAACTCACATGACGTATCTGAAAGACTTATACCACGACtcattgaaaacatttttggaATATTTCAATCTGGACGTAAATGAGGTATACCCTAAAGAAGAATTTGAAAGAGTGTACACCGAGAAGCTCGATCAAGGGTTATATTATTCTTTGATATTTCTGCCATGGCTGTTTGCTGCTGAAGACGATGTTCCAGATGTGACGCAAGAGTTTTCTGAGATGCGTATTAAGATTGATGATAGGGTTAATGATAGACTTCGAGGAGTCATTGAAGAGTATGTAGAATGGGGCTATttgtaa